One segment of Desulfatirhabdium butyrativorans DSM 18734 DNA contains the following:
- a CDS encoding ATP-dependent 6-phosphofructokinase — MNVEMIDTDIVSLGEAKILSPISKSRVQNALVSFVSDTDKVVIDVHPDRIRQFVLEGKTLPAFEMAGPRERIYFDPSKLRAALVTCGGLCPGLNDIIRAIVLELYFGYGVRNIFGIRYGLQGFIPEYGYDVVNLDPKSVSGIHERGGSILGSSRGPQPIEAIVDSLERMNVGILFMIGGDGTLKAASSISDLIDERKLKISVISVPKTIDNDIFLVSKSFGFDTAVDIATLAIKAAHNEAEGYPNGIGLIKLMGRYSGFIASTVVLSQQDVNYVLIPEVDFDLDGPKGLLASLERRLETRRHAVIVVAEGAGQKFFEGQNDEKDPSGNVRLKDIGLFLKETILRHFQALNIDISLKYIDPSYIIRSLPANANDRAFCSVLGRDAVHAGMAGKTRLLIGHWNNQFVHIPMSASVGKRKQVDPEGKLWRSVLEATGQGLLK; from the coding sequence ATACGGATATCGTCTCTTTGGGTGAGGCCAAAATACTTTCGCCGATCTCCAAAAGTCGCGTTCAGAATGCTTTGGTCAGTTTTGTTTCGGATACGGACAAGGTCGTCATCGATGTTCATCCGGACCGGATTCGCCAATTTGTTCTGGAGGGAAAGACCCTGCCTGCCTTCGAAATGGCCGGACCCCGCGAGCGGATTTATTTCGATCCAAGCAAGCTTCGGGCGGCCTTGGTTACCTGCGGGGGGTTGTGCCCGGGGCTCAACGACATCATTCGAGCCATTGTGCTCGAGCTCTATTTCGGATATGGCGTGCGCAACATTTTCGGCATCCGTTACGGGCTTCAGGGGTTCATTCCGGAATATGGGTACGATGTCGTGAATCTCGATCCAAAGAGCGTATCCGGAATCCACGAGCGCGGCGGCTCCATCTTGGGTTCATCGAGGGGCCCGCAACCCATCGAGGCGATCGTGGACAGCCTCGAAAGGATGAATGTCGGTATCCTGTTCATGATCGGCGGAGATGGAACCTTGAAGGCGGCCTCTTCCATTTCCGATCTGATCGATGAGCGAAAACTGAAGATCAGCGTGATCAGCGTTCCCAAAACCATCGATAACGATATTTTCCTGGTGTCGAAGTCTTTCGGGTTCGACACCGCGGTGGACATTGCCACGCTGGCGATCAAGGCGGCGCATAACGAGGCCGAGGGCTATCCCAACGGGATCGGTCTGATCAAGCTGATGGGTCGATATTCCGGCTTTATCGCATCGACGGTCGTTTTGTCTCAGCAGGATGTCAATTATGTGCTGATACCCGAAGTGGATTTTGATCTGGATGGTCCCAAAGGTTTGCTGGCCTCTCTCGAGCGCAGACTTGAAACTCGTCGCCATGCCGTAATTGTCGTGGCGGAAGGTGCGGGGCAGAAATTTTTCGAGGGGCAGAACGATGAAAAAGATCCGTCCGGAAATGTCCGGCTCAAAGACATCGGTTTGTTCCTCAAGGAGACCATCTTGAGGCATTTCCAGGCCCTGAATATCGATATTTCTCTCAAGTATATCGATCCGAGTTATATCATTCGAAGTCTTCCTGCCAACGCCAACGACCGGGCATTCTGCAGCGTGCTCGGAAGGGATGCCGTCCATGCCGGTATGGCCGGAAAGACGCGTCTGCTGATCGGGCATTGGAACAATCAGTTCGTGCACATCCCGATGTCTGCCTCTGTGGGCAAGCGGAAACAGGTGGATCCGGAAGGGAAACTCTGGCGCAGTGTGCTGGAGGCAACCGGGCAGGGCCTGCTGAAATAG